One genomic window of Elaeis guineensis isolate ETL-2024a chromosome 2, EG11, whole genome shotgun sequence includes the following:
- the LOC105039341 gene encoding phospholipase A1 PLIP1, chloroplastic, with amino-acid sequence MPCAAAAIIHGGSSAASAVAKDHLHGRQDGIRRSLSGTDLVGVRRSRSEPLLRCSLSIPRPATAASAPAKLKTSRSVGLFSFIPNSIRSFLFNSEEAHGGMRFVDPEESSEEEVGSETEKRSNWVERIWELRSRWRDRKPKADEEDASDGGGEESDEFCRVSYDSGEEAEREEERSEWDRESFERLLAPVSWTDAKLFSQLAFLCNMAYVIPEIKAEDLRKYYDLRYVTSSLEKKSEAAIKARLESDSTRPPPGPTGPCPRSDSETQRRPLIRPSVAYEIAASAASYIHSRARGLLSLGGEPGSTNGMERLGERPEEAVSPQETLGQETTGEGLEEAQSLKGSPGRMYKSNVAAFVARSTMTAVVAAEDEARQEAAKDLRSLHSSPCEWFVCDDPSTGTRCFVIQGSDSLASWQANLFFEPTKFEETEVLVHRGIYEAAKGIYEQFMPEIEVHLQRWGDMAKLRFTGHSLGGSLSLLVHLMLLSRGAVKPSTLLPVVTFGSPSVFCRGKRVLEGLGLDEGQVHSVMMHRDIVPRAFSCGYPNHVAQVLKRLNKAFRSHPCLNNEKVLYSPLGQTYILQPDDKSSPPHPLLPPGAALYILDGKKAAERGETKKATVAGALRAFLNSPHPLETLSDPAAYGSDGTILRDHDSSNYLKAMNGLVREHTKSVVRRTRRQRFYQLWPLLATPTNRLTGGHHSRMEKSEPVNQEVLTTSV; translated from the exons ATGCCATGCGCGGCGGCGGCGATCATCCACGGCGGGTCATCGGCGGCGTCGGCGGTGGCCAAGGACCACCTCCACGGCCGCCAGGACGGGATCCGGCGGTCGTTGTCCGGCACTGACCTCGTCGGGGTGCGGCGGTCGCGGTCGGAGCCCCTGCTCCGGTGCTCCCTCAGCATCCCCCGCCCAGCCACCGCCGCCTCTGCGCCGGCGAAGCTCAAGACTAGCCGCTCGGTCGGCCTGTTCTCCTTCATCCCCAACTCGATTCGATCGTTTCTGTTCAATTCGGAGGAGGCGCATGGGGGGATGAGATTTGTGGATCCGGAGGAGAGCAGCGAGGAGGAGGTGGGATCGGAGACGGAGAAGCGGTCGAATTGGGTGGAGAGGATCTGGGAGCTGAGAAGCCGCTGGCGGGATCGGAAGCCTAAAGCAGACGAGGAGGACGCCAGCGACGGCGGTGGCGAGGAGAGCGACGAGTTCTGCCGGGTGAGTTACGACTCGGGAGAGGAGGCGGAACGGGAGGAGGAGCGGAGCGAGTGGGATCGGGAGTCGTTCGAGCGGCTCTTGGCCCCGGTCTCGTGGACGGACGCCAAGCTCTTCTCCCAGCTGGCGTTTCTCTGTAACATGGCCTATGTGATACCGGAGATCAAG gcAGAGGATCTGAGGAAGTACTATGATCTTCGATACGTCACTTCCTCGTTGGAGAAGAAATCGGAGGCAGCAATCAAGGCCCGGCTCGAGAGCGACTCAACCCGTCCTCCGCCTGGACCGACCGGGCCGTGCCCCCGATCGGACTCGGAAACCCAGCGGAGGCCCCTGATCCGGCCCTCCGTGGCTTACGAGATCGCCGCGTCGGCCGCGTCCTACATCCACTCCCGCGCCAGGGGCCTCCTGTCCCTCGGCGGGGAACCCGGGTCTACCAACGGCATGGAGAGACTCGGTGAAAGGCCGGAGGAGGCGGTGTCGCCGCAGGAGACTCTGGGCCAGGAGACAACCGGAGAAGGGCTGGAGGAGGCGCAATCGCTGAAGGGGAGTCCCGGTCGGATGTACAAATCCAATGTGGCCGCTTTTGTGGCCAGGTCGACGATGACGGCGGTGGTGGCGGCGGAGGATGAGGCGCGGCAGGAAGCGGCGAAGGATCTCCGGTCGCTCCATTCCTCGCCGTGCGAGTGGTTCGTGTGCGACGATCCCAGCACGGGCACTCGCTGCTTTGTCATCCAG GGTTCGGATTCGCTGGCTTCCTGGCAAGCCAACCTGTTCTTCGAGCCCACCAAATTTGAG GAGACGGAGGTGCTCGTACATCGAGGGATCTATGAAGCGGCGAAGGGAATATACGAGCAGTTCATGCCAGAGATCGAGGTCCACCTGCAGCGTTGGGGGGACATGGCAAAGCTTCGATTCACGGGGCATTCTCTCGGAGGGAGCCTCTCGCTCCTCGTCCACCTCATGCTCTTGTCTCGGGGCGCCGTCAAGCCCTCCACCCTCCTCCCCGTGGTGACCTTCGGCTCCCCGTCCGTGTTCTGCCGGGGGAAGCGGGTGCTGGAAGGGCTGGGGCTGGACGAGGGGCAGGTGCACTCCGTGATGATGCACCGGGACATCGTGCCCCGCGCCTTTTCTTGCGGCTACCCAAACCACGTCGCCCAGGTCTTGAAGCGCCTTAATAAAGCATTCCGGTCTCACCCTTGTCTCAATAATGAG AAAGTCCTATATTCTCCGCTGGGCCAGACGTACATCCTCCAACCCGACGACAAAAGCTCTCCTCCTCACCCTCTCCTACCCCCAGGAGCAGCTCTCTACATCTTGGACGGAAAGAAGGCGGCCGAACGGGGGGAAACGAAGAAAGCGACGGTGGCCGGCGCCCTTAGAGCCTTCCTCAACTCTCCACACCCCCTGGAGACGCTGAGCGACCCAGCCGCCTACGGCTCCGACGGCACCATCCTCCGCGACCACGACTCCAGCAACTACCTCAAGGCCATGAACGGGCTGGTGCGGGAGCACACCAAGTCAGTGGTCCGGCGGACGCGGCGGCAGCGTTTCTACCAATTGTGGCCCCTCCTCGCCACCCCCACAAACAGGCTAACGGGAGGCCACCATTCGAGAATGGAGAAGTCGGAGCCGGTCAATCAGGAGGTCCTAACTACTAGTGTCTGA